One window from the genome of Phycisphaerales bacterium encodes:
- a CDS encoding FAD-linked oxidase C-terminal domain-containing protein, producing the protein MPSLSLPQLPNANGALPANVLTALAGAIEGEVRTGYHDRMLYATDASSYQVEPLGVVIPANASDVIKAARLASDHGLPMLPRGGGTSLAGQCTNRALVIDTSVRMTAIKSVDAEARRCTVEPGITIDDLNAAIAHTGLFFAPDPSTARQANVGGSIGNNAAGSHSVLYGRMAESVEAIEACLANGTVTRFEAGSRDLAARAIATQVVEIVKEHRDLIRERFPRTPRRNAGYALDMVLDDIERAEGEGRDPLDVVNLAKLLCGSEGTLAMTLSADLALHPLPKAKGLLLLGFNDLDAAIAAVEPLLETGPSAIELVDNVIIDLAMVNRTHRASAEAMPMPSEGKLRAVLYVEYFAQSIDDLRERLDGGVRVVAESDPTAGVERIEDPRAIGAAWALRKAGEPLLHGMVSDRKPVTFVEDNAVPVERLGEFVRRFRAIVEKHGTFAAFYAHASVGVLHVRPALDPRDDADERKLHAISVEVADLAKELGGVMSGEHGDGRVRGPLLERFYGPELMDAFARVKAVFDPQGLLNPGNIVGAPINIETITQRTRIRPEGNEVDVVARDTYFEYEDQHGFRGAVEMCNGAGVCRKKSGGVMCPSYMATLDERHSTRGRGNALRLATTGQLETGEADPWSDPGTMETLNLCLSCKACKSECPSNVDIARLKAEYTAQRFASKGRPTLQATVFGHVRTLNKLGSLTPGIANAVNRTSLAKWAAGKLLNLDERRSLPPFARSLMGQWKRAGLDRQTDRPRVLVFGDCFTMYNEPRIGLAAGRVLEAFGYRPVLIDAGCCARAMISTGLLDDAARTIANTYAKLMAADATAPIVVLEPSCLSAIIDDWVQLKNEVPLADRKALAARTFGLEAFLEHAWDEHPQRPTVEAKPDVYVHGHCHEKALRGIGQSRKLLERFANVRTADVTCCGMAGSFGFTKDRYDLSMKIGELGALPHARSAAADGKDVIASGTSCRHQMHDGAALTALHPAEWLDQVISGS; encoded by the coding sequence ATGCCATCGCTCAGCCTTCCGCAGCTTCCAAATGCCAACGGCGCCCTTCCCGCAAACGTCCTGACGGCGCTGGCCGGCGCGATCGAGGGCGAGGTCCGGACCGGCTACCACGACCGGATGCTGTACGCCACCGACGCCTCGAGCTACCAGGTGGAGCCGCTGGGCGTGGTCATCCCGGCGAATGCAAGCGACGTGATCAAGGCTGCCCGGCTGGCGAGCGACCACGGCCTGCCCATGCTGCCCCGCGGCGGCGGCACGAGCCTGGCGGGCCAGTGCACGAACCGGGCGCTGGTGATCGACACGAGCGTGCGGATGACGGCCATCAAGTCCGTCGACGCCGAAGCAAGGCGGTGCACGGTCGAGCCTGGCATCACGATCGACGACCTCAACGCCGCGATCGCGCACACGGGCCTGTTCTTCGCGCCCGATCCCTCGACGGCCCGCCAGGCCAACGTGGGCGGGAGCATCGGCAACAACGCCGCGGGCTCGCACTCGGTGCTCTATGGCAGGATGGCAGAGAGCGTCGAGGCCATCGAGGCCTGCCTCGCCAACGGCACGGTGACGCGTTTCGAGGCGGGCTCGCGAGACCTCGCGGCTCGCGCGATCGCCACGCAGGTCGTCGAGATCGTCAAGGAGCACCGCGACCTGATCCGTGAGCGATTCCCGAGGACGCCCCGGCGCAACGCGGGCTACGCGCTCGACATGGTGCTCGACGACATCGAGCGAGCCGAAGGCGAAGGGCGTGATCCGCTGGACGTAGTCAACCTCGCCAAGCTGCTGTGCGGCAGCGAGGGCACGCTCGCGATGACGCTGAGCGCTGACCTCGCCTTACATCCGCTGCCCAAGGCGAAGGGCCTGCTGCTGCTGGGCTTCAACGACCTCGACGCGGCCATCGCCGCCGTCGAGCCCTTGCTCGAGACCGGGCCCTCGGCAATCGAACTCGTCGACAACGTGATCATCGACCTGGCCATGGTCAACCGCACGCACCGGGCGTCGGCCGAGGCGATGCCCATGCCAAGCGAGGGGAAGCTCCGGGCCGTGCTGTACGTCGAGTACTTCGCGCAGTCCATCGACGACCTGCGCGAGCGGCTCGACGGCGGCGTGCGCGTGGTCGCCGAGAGCGACCCGACCGCGGGCGTCGAGCGCATCGAAGACCCTCGGGCGATAGGTGCCGCCTGGGCGCTGCGTAAGGCGGGCGAGCCGCTATTGCACGGCATGGTCAGCGACCGCAAGCCCGTGACGTTCGTCGAAGACAACGCCGTGCCGGTCGAGCGGCTGGGCGAATTCGTCCGGCGGTTCCGGGCGATCGTCGAGAAGCACGGCACGTTCGCGGCGTTCTATGCCCACGCGTCGGTGGGCGTCTTGCACGTTCGGCCCGCGCTCGATCCGCGCGACGACGCGGACGAGCGGAAGCTGCACGCCATCTCGGTCGAGGTCGCCGATCTGGCCAAGGAGCTCGGCGGCGTGATGAGCGGCGAGCACGGCGACGGTCGCGTGCGCGGGCCGCTGCTCGAGCGGTTCTACGGGCCCGAGCTGATGGACGCCTTCGCACGCGTGAAGGCGGTCTTCGATCCTCAAGGCCTGCTGAACCCGGGCAATATCGTTGGTGCGCCAATCAACATCGAGACCATCACCCAGCGCACGCGCATCCGCCCAGAAGGCAACGAGGTCGACGTCGTCGCCCGCGACACGTACTTCGAGTATGAGGACCAGCACGGCTTCCGCGGCGCGGTCGAGATGTGCAACGGCGCGGGCGTCTGCCGGAAGAAGTCCGGCGGCGTCATGTGCCCCAGCTACATGGCCACGCTCGACGAGAGGCACAGCACGCGCGGGCGTGGCAACGCGCTGCGGCTCGCAACGACGGGCCAGCTCGAAACGGGCGAGGCCGACCCGTGGAGCGACCCGGGCACGATGGAGACGCTCAACCTTTGCCTGAGCTGCAAGGCGTGCAAGAGCGAGTGCCCAAGCAACGTCGACATCGCACGTCTGAAGGCCGAGTACACGGCCCAGCGATTTGCCAGCAAGGGCAGACCCACGCTGCAGGCAACGGTGTTCGGCCACGTCCGCACGCTCAACAAGCTGGGCTCGCTGACGCCTGGGATTGCAAACGCCGTCAACCGTACCTCGCTCGCCAAGTGGGCAGCGGGCAAGCTGCTGAACCTCGACGAGCGGCGCAGCCTTCCGCCGTTTGCGCGTTCGCTGATGGGCCAGTGGAAGCGCGCCGGGCTGGACCGGCAGACCGATCGACCTCGCGTCCTGGTCTTTGGCGATTGCTTCACCATGTACAACGAGCCACGCATCGGGCTGGCCGCGGGTCGCGTGCTTGAAGCTTTCGGCTACCGGCCCGTGCTAATCGACGCGGGGTGCTGCGCACGCGCGATGATCTCGACGGGCCTGCTGGACGACGCCGCCCGGACGATCGCGAACACCTACGCGAAGCTCATGGCGGCCGATGCAACGGCGCCGATCGTGGTGCTCGAGCCGAGCTGCCTGTCGGCCATCATCGATGACTGGGTGCAGCTCAAGAACGAGGTCCCGCTGGCAGACCGCAAGGCGCTGGCCGCTCGCACGTTTGGGCTCGAGGCCTTCCTTGAACACGCCTGGGACGAGCATCCGCAGCGGCCGACAGTCGAGGCCAAGCCCGACGTCTACGTGCACGGTCATTGCCACGAGAAGGCACTGCGCGGCATCGGTCAATCGCGGAAGCTGCTCGAGCGGTTTGCGAATGTCCGCACGGCCGACGTGACTTGCTGCGGCATGGCCGGCTCGTTCGGCTTCACGAAGGACCGCTACGACCTCTCGATGAAGATTGGCGAGCTGGGCGCCCTGCCCCACGCGCGGAGCGCGGCGGCGGATGGCAAGGACGTGATCGCGTCGGGCACGAGCTGCCGGCACCAGATGCACGACGGAGCGGCGCTGACGGCGCTCCACCCGGCGGAGTGGCTGGACCAGGTCATCAGCGGCTCGTAG
- the rpiA gene encoding ribose-5-phosphate isomerase RpiA codes for MASATDAARLAATETANDALARAAVADIQPGMVVGIGTGRTARRAIAALAGRVIAEQLDITCVSTSEASSAYALELGIKVREFATIERVDYLFDGADEVDGHLRMLKGAGGAMTRERLVATAAERRVYLVEEEKLVEHLGERTPLAVAVMAFGLATIRANLRTLGLSGVLRRSMDGTLYVTDNGNLILDVQLHGGGDDDGHNYERLAAALNNTPGVIEHGLFLTEASEVLVRRNDGSIERLLRPPAE; via the coding sequence ATGGCGAGCGCCACCGACGCGGCCCGCCTGGCTGCCACCGAGACCGCCAACGACGCCCTCGCTCGCGCTGCCGTCGCCGACATCCAGCCCGGCATGGTCGTCGGCATCGGGACGGGCCGGACCGCCCGCCGAGCCATCGCCGCGCTGGCCGGCCGGGTCATCGCCGAGCAGCTCGACATCACCTGCGTCTCGACGAGCGAGGCCAGCAGCGCCTACGCGCTCGAGCTCGGCATCAAGGTCCGCGAGTTCGCGACCATCGAGCGGGTCGACTACCTCTTCGACGGCGCCGACGAGGTCGACGGACACCTCCGCATGCTCAAGGGTGCGGGCGGCGCGATGACACGCGAGCGCCTCGTCGCCACCGCCGCCGAGCGCCGCGTCTACCTCGTCGAGGAAGAGAAGCTCGTCGAGCACCTGGGCGAGCGGACGCCGCTGGCGGTCGCGGTCATGGCCTTCGGGCTCGCAACGATCCGGGCGAACCTCCGCACGCTGGGCCTCTCGGGCGTGCTCCGCCGCAGCATGGACGGCACGCTGTACGTGACCGACAATGGCAACCTCATCCTCGACGTCCAGCTCCACGGCGGTGGCGACGACGACGGCCACAACTACGAGCGCCTGGCCGCCGCCCTCAACAACACCCCCGGCGTCATCGAGCACGGCCTCTTCCTGACCGAGGCCAGCGAGGTGCTGGTGCGCCGCAACGACGGCAGCATCGAGCGGCTGCTTCGGCCGCCCGCCGAATAG
- a CDS encoding aldehyde dehydrogenase family protein: MSQTTAGNPLDTLPLVDDLRYIAPDRADPGDASQVVSLNPATGQPLAGVRLDGAAQLEEAIERARASFLKWRSVPAPERGEVVRRIGHALREHKDALGALVSMEVGKIRSEGLGEVQETIDIADYATGLSRMIGGRTMPSERADHRLFEQWQPLGPIGVITAFNFPNAVWGWNAMIAAVCGDTVVWKPSLMAPLTAMATNAIAGRVAREMGHEGIFNLVIGTDETVARPMTADARLPLISATGSTEMGRKVGQVVAARLGRCLLELGGNNAVIVEPDADLDLAVPALLFAAVGTAGQRCTSTRRLFAHESIIEPLLERLVDAYERAPIGDPMDDNTLVGPLITERSGEAFDAAIEEAKSQGGTVLVGGERADVSLGGCFVKPTIVRAPASNRLAVAERETFAPILYAFSYRDLDDAIAMHNSTAHGLSSAIMTSDVRASERFLSPAGSDCGIANVNIGTSGAEIGGAFGGEKDTGGGREAGSDSWKAYMRRQTCTINYGASLRLAQGVRFG, translated from the coding sequence ATGTCCCAGACGACGGCCGGAAACCCGCTCGACACGCTGCCCCTGGTCGACGACCTGAGGTACATCGCACCCGATCGGGCGGACCCGGGCGACGCGTCGCAGGTCGTGAGCCTCAACCCCGCGACGGGCCAACCGCTGGCGGGCGTCCGCCTCGACGGAGCTGCCCAACTCGAAGAAGCGATCGAGCGTGCGAGGGCGTCGTTCTTGAAGTGGCGATCGGTGCCCGCGCCCGAGCGGGGCGAGGTCGTCCGCCGCATCGGCCACGCCCTGCGCGAGCACAAGGACGCGCTGGGCGCGCTCGTCAGCATGGAGGTCGGAAAGATCAGGAGCGAGGGCCTGGGCGAGGTCCAGGAGACCATCGACATCGCCGACTACGCCACTGGCTTGTCGCGCATGATCGGCGGCCGAACCATGCCCAGCGAGCGGGCCGACCACAGGCTCTTCGAGCAGTGGCAGCCGCTCGGGCCCATCGGCGTCATCACCGCCTTCAACTTCCCCAACGCCGTCTGGGGCTGGAACGCGATGATCGCGGCCGTCTGCGGCGACACGGTCGTGTGGAAGCCAAGCCTGATGGCCCCGCTCACCGCGATGGCGACCAACGCCATCGCCGGCAGGGTCGCTCGCGAAATGGGCCACGAAGGGATCTTCAACCTCGTCATCGGCACCGACGAGACGGTCGCCAGGCCCATGACCGCCGACGCCCGCCTCCCGCTCATCAGCGCGACCGGTTCGACGGAGATGGGCCGAAAGGTGGGCCAGGTCGTCGCGGCCCGCCTGGGCAGGTGCCTGCTCGAGCTGGGCGGCAACAACGCCGTGATCGTCGAGCCCGACGCCGACCTCGACCTGGCCGTGCCCGCCCTGTTGTTCGCCGCGGTGGGCACCGCCGGCCAGCGGTGCACCAGCACGCGCCGGCTCTTCGCCCACGAGTCGATCATCGAGCCACTGCTCGAGCGGCTCGTTGACGCCTACGAGCGAGCGCCGATCGGCGACCCGATGGACGACAACACGCTCGTGGGCCCGCTCATCACCGAACGATCGGGCGAGGCCTTCGACGCCGCGATCGAAGAAGCGAAGAGTCAGGGCGGCACCGTGCTCGTCGGTGGCGAGCGGGCCGACGTCTCGCTGGGCGGCTGCTTCGTGAAGCCGACGATCGTCCGCGCCCCCGCGAGCAACCGGCTCGCGGTCGCCGAGCGCGAGACTTTCGCGCCGATCCTCTACGCGTTCTCGTACCGCGACCTCGACGACGCCATCGCGATGCACAACTCGACCGCCCACGGGCTGAGCAGCGCCATCATGACCAGCGACGTGCGAGCCAGCGAGCGATTCCTCTCGCCTGCCGGCAGCGACTGCGGCATCGCCAACGTCAACATCGGTACCAGCGGCGCCGAGATCGGCGGCGCGTTCGGCGGCGAGAAGGACACCGGCGGCGGACGCGAGGCCGGCAGCGATAGCTGGAAGGCCTACATGCGTCGCCAGACGTGCACGATCAACTACGGCGCCTCACTGCGCCTCGCCCAGGGGGTGCGCTTTGGCTGA
- a CDS encoding GC-type dockerin domain-anchored protein — translation MVPSTIAFASLALASACHAQIFFRLIETEVACTSRAELHTPPTPLVGQESDSDTTRPFPDVETDVELGRGTFAEPRIRSWGDGGGRLLDATSFFMNSSVNFSADSSSHPAPPRRVAAGSWRQYAKFEIYRAAQLHLSVRPSLFDDLSYTEYTPGTLTDADGNIIVSGQPTGSSTWIWQVTLAPGVYTFEASAAYEIAFDDGARQGDSARHTVDLSLRPLPCLADFDGDGELTVFDFLAYLNAFDAGRTEADLDDDGMLTIFDFLVFQNAFDAGCG, via the coding sequence ATGGTCCCATCGACGATTGCGTTTGCCAGCCTTGCTCTGGCTTCGGCGTGCCACGCGCAGATCTTCTTCCGCCTCATCGAGACGGAGGTCGCCTGCACCTCGCGGGCCGAGCTCCACACGCCGCCAACGCCACTGGTCGGCCAGGAGTCGGACAGCGACACCACGCGGCCCTTCCCCGACGTTGAAACCGATGTCGAGCTTGGTCGGGGCACCTTCGCCGAGCCGAGGATCCGTTCTTGGGGTGATGGCGGCGGGCGATTGCTGGACGCGACGAGCTTCTTCATGAACTCGAGCGTGAACTTCAGCGCGGATAGCTCGTCCCATCCCGCGCCCCCACGCCGCGTGGCCGCCGGGTCGTGGCGGCAGTACGCGAAGTTCGAGATCTACCGGGCCGCCCAATTGCACCTCAGTGTCCGCCCATCGCTGTTCGACGACCTGAGCTATACCGAGTACACACCGGGCACGCTCACCGACGCCGACGGCAACATCATCGTCAGCGGCCAGCCCACCGGCAGCTCGACCTGGATCTGGCAGGTGACGCTCGCTCCGGGCGTGTACACCTTCGAGGCCAGCGCCGCCTACGAGATCGCGTTTGATGATGGTGCGCGACAGGGCGACAGCGCCAGGCACACCGTCGACCTCTCGCTGCGACCCCTGCCGTGCCTGGCCGACTTCGACGGCGATGGTGAACTCACCGTGTTCGACTTCCTGGCCTACCTGAACGCCTTCGATGCCGGGCGGACCGAGGCCGATCTCGATGACGACGGCATGCTGACCATCTTCGACTTCCTCGTGTTCCAGAACGCCTTCGACGCGGGCTGCGGGTAA
- a CDS encoding GC-type dockerin domain-anchored protein: MFRSQAATSLFATLAVAALAHAQPVFPDVLEFEVESSASVTIDTLPTPLSDAAMAFDDDPVSPEAEALAEIERDPFGHQGASCEVVTDGWAPGSTRIALGTSLRFDLGEWRPASSPRERTARGSWSHRLVFQIDRTARVDLSIRPTLFDDVAFFDYEPGRLTGPDGVIVSGVPAPGVSSWIWLLTLEPGQYTFESFGAFEAMIDSRDGLSDRAGMDIAFMSFFAPPCRPDLDGDGELTIFDFLAFQNLFDAGDLEADFDDDGELTLFDFLAFQNAFAAGCP, translated from the coding sequence ATGTTCCGCAGCCAGGCCGCCACGTCGCTCTTCGCAACGCTCGCAGTCGCCGCACTCGCCCACGCCCAGCCGGTCTTCCCAGACGTCCTCGAGTTCGAGGTCGAGAGCTCGGCCTCGGTCACCATCGACACGCTGCCGACGCCGCTTTCTGATGCCGCGATGGCCTTCGACGACGACCCGGTCAGCCCCGAGGCCGAGGCCCTGGCCGAGATCGAGCGCGACCCCTTCGGCCACCAGGGCGCCTCGTGCGAGGTCGTGACCGATGGCTGGGCCCCGGGCAGCACGCGGATCGCGCTGGGCACGAGCCTGCGCTTCGACCTCGGAGAGTGGCGGCCCGCGTCGTCGCCGCGTGAGCGCACCGCCCGGGGCTCGTGGAGCCACCGCCTGGTCTTCCAGATCGACCGGACAGCACGCGTCGACCTGAGCATCCGTCCCACGCTCTTCGACGACGTCGCCTTCTTCGATTACGAGCCCGGCCGCCTGACCGGCCCCGATGGCGTCATCGTCAGCGGCGTGCCCGCACCCGGGGTCAGCTCGTGGATCTGGTTGCTCACGCTGGAGCCGGGGCAATACACGTTCGAGTCCTTCGGCGCCTTCGAGGCCATGATCGACTCCAGGGATGGCCTCAGCGATCGGGCGGGCATGGACATCGCGTTCATGAGTTTCTTCGCGCCCCCCTGCCGACCCGACCTCGACGGCGACGGCGAATTGACCATCTTCGACTTCCTGGCCTTCCAGAACCTCTTCGACGCGGGTGATCTCGAGGCCGACTTCGACGACGACGGCGAACTCACGCTGTTCGACTTCCTCGCCTTCCAGAACGCCTTCGCCGCCGGCTGCCCGTAG
- the thiS gene encoding sulfur carrier protein ThiS, with translation MAQATQSISLNVNGEQREAPHGTTIAGLIEQLGLSSTACAVEVNRELAPKATHETHTLADGDEVEIVTLVGGG, from the coding sequence ATGGCCCAGGCAACGCAATCCATCTCGCTGAACGTCAACGGTGAGCAGCGCGAAGCCCCCCACGGCACGACCATCGCCGGCCTCATCGAGCAACTCGGCCTCAGCAGCACGGCTTGCGCCGTCGAGGTCAACCGCGAGCTGGCCCCCAAGGCCACCCACGAGACGCACACGCTCGCCGATGGCGACGAGGTCGAGATCGTCACCCTCGTCGGCGGCGGGTAG